Proteins encoded together in one Miscanthus floridulus cultivar M001 chromosome 16, ASM1932011v1, whole genome shotgun sequence window:
- the LOC136513860 gene encoding RING-H2 finger protein ATL65-like, translated as MSSTVGSGSGLRPPAAAASAPAVEDTSSHWAPHGPVLTACVVGINVLMILLIFLFFWRYFSGKRGPSASTGAGDDDDDASSSASLPVASPWAWAASRHRRSSKDHGLQPVDDVASALPVYVYSSSAGAGDESGKAPECAVCIVELRDGDSARLLPRCGHRFHADCVAAWLRLHATCPLCRASVVAPRASATDESSRDAKDDGGGGGADCPV; from the coding sequence ATGTCGTCCACGGTCGGGAGCGGCAGCGGCCTTCGCCCGCCGGCCGCGGCGGCGTCGgcgccggcggtggaggacacGAGCAGCCACTGGGCGCCGCACGGGCCGGTGCTGACGGCCTGCGTCGTGGGCATCAACGTGCTCATGATCCTCCTCATCTTCTTATTCTTCTGGCGGTACTTCTCCGGGAAACGAGGGCCGTCCGCGTCAACCGgcgccggcgacgacgacgacgacgcgtcgTCATCCGCGTCGCTGCCCGTGGCCTCCCCGTGGGCATGGGCGGCGTCCCGCCATCGGCGCAGCAGCAAGGACCACGGCTTGCAGCCGGTCGACGACGTGGCGTCGGCGCTGCCCGTGTACGTGTACTCCAGCAGTGCCGGCGCCGGCGATGAAAGCGGGAAGGCCCCCGAGTGCGCGGTGTGCATCGTGGAGCTCCGCGACGGCGACTCGGCGCGCCTCCTCCCGCGCTGCGGGCACCGGTTCCACGCCGACTGCGTGGCCGCGTGGCTGCGGCTCCACGCCACGTGCCCGCTTTGCCGTGCCAGCGTCGTGGCCCCCAGAGCCTCCGCCACCGATGAGTCCAGCAGGGACGCCAAGgacgatggtggcggcggcggcgcggattGTCCAGTGTGA